CGACGCGCCGCTCCATAACGGGCGGACCGAAGAGCTCAGTCAGCGACGAGGCAACGGCCTCGATCCATGGCCGCGAACGCGCAAACGTGACGTAGGCATCGACCGCGAAGCGCGTTCCCGCCGCAACCCCGCCCTCGGAGCGCACGTACTCGGCATCGAGTCCGACCGCGCGCGCAAGTGCGATCCACGAAGCCGTCCCCCCGCAATCATCGTCCTCGCCGTCGTGATCGACGATTCGCGAAAGCCAAACGCGCCGATAGGCCGGCGATGGAAGATTCGCGAGGATGGCCGCGTCCTTCACCGGGATCTGCTTCTGGTAGTAATAGCGATTCGCTACCCATGCCTGAAGCTGGGCGCGCGAGAGCGTTCCCGCAACGAGTTGCTCGTGGAAGGGATGCTTGTCGTGATAGCGCTCCCGTCCGACGGCGCGTAGCCGCGAGACGAGGCCGGTGACGGTCTGCGCTTACGCCTTCGGAATTCGCAGAGGCGTGGTCACGTAGGCCGTTACCTCGGCGCCGAGCGGGTGTTCTTGGAAATCGGGCCGCTCGTAACGATCGCGAGCTTGTTTCATGGGGCGTCATACGCCAGCCGGCGCCGCATGACCTCGCTCGGTATTCTGATGCGGTCGGCTAGATGCAAGAACTGAAGGATGCGGACGTGCCACCAGGTCATGTCGACCTCAAACCAGCGCAAGCCGTGGCGCGCCGAAAACGGGAAGGCGTGATGGTTATTGTGCCAGCCTTCTCCAAACGTCATGATGGCCACCCACCAGCAGTTGGTCGAGCGGTCGCTCGTGCGGTAGGTGCGGTATCCCAGCATGTGGGCGGCGCTATTGACAAACCACGTCGTGTGGTAACTCACTACGAGCCGCACGAAGACTCCCCAGACAACCCAGGCCCAGCCGCCGAGAAGGAAGAGCAGAACTCCGAGCGCGAGCTGAAGCGGCAACGCAAAACGTGCCAGCGCGCGGTAGAAAGGATCGGCACGCAGATCGGGTGCGTAGCGCGCGATCTCCTCTTCGGTCGGATAGGCGATGTTATGGCGGTAGAGCCAATCGACGTGGGCCCATTTAAAACCTAACTCGATGCTGTGCGGATCGCCATCGTGATCGGCGTGAGCATGATGCTTGCGATGGACCGCGACCCAACGAATCGGATCGCCCTGGAGTGCGAGCGTTCCGAAGAGCGCCAACAAATATTCAACGGGCTTTCGCAAACGCAAACTTCGATGCGTCAGCACGCGATGATAGCAGAGCGTCACGCCCAACGCGCCGGTGCAATACGAGAGTACCGCAACCACGGCCAGATCGGAGAGTCGAAAGAAAGCTGGTATGAACGCGCACAGAGCGCCGATGTGAATAAGCCCCAGGCCCATTCCGGTGCCGTATCTAGCGAATCGCTCCATCACCGAGCGGTTTTTCGGCCAGACCTCAAAGAGCCTGCCGAAGCAAGCCCTCGTTCCTGAGGTATTTGTCGCAGGGAGTCACTCGAACGACCCGCGAACGACCGGCGAACGACCGGTACCTGAAAAATCCGGCTTCGTGCCGGTGGTGGCGCGGAATCGTTGCGTCACCTGGCTAGGGTCCGCCTTCGTGCCGAAGACGAGACCGCCAACCACCTAGTCGAGAGGATATCATGGCAACCAAAGTCAAGGTCAAGCGCGCCGTCAAAGACCGGCGCCCCAAACGAAAGCCGTGCAGTTTTTGCACCGAGCGCGCCATCGCGGTTAACTATCGCGACGTTCCCCGCCTCAAGAAGTTCGTATCGGAACGCGGTAAGATCGTTCCGCGGCGCATTTCCGGCTG
This Candidatus Eremiobacterota bacterium DNA region includes the following protein-coding sequences:
- the pqqA gene encoding pyrroloquinoline quinone precursor peptide PqqA, translating into MKQARDRYERPDFQEHPLGAEVTAYVTTPLRIPKA
- a CDS encoding fatty acid desaturase, producing MERFARYGTGMGLGLIHIGALCAFIPAFFRLSDLAVVAVLSYCTGALGVTLCYHRVLTHRSLRLRKPVEYLLALFGTLALQGDPIRWVAVHRKHHAHADHDGDPHSIELGFKWAHVDWLYRHNIAYPTEEEIARYAPDLRADPFYRALARFALPLQLALGVLLFLLGGWAWVVWGVFVRLVVSYHTTWFVNSAAHMLGYRTYRTSDRSTNCWWVAIMTFGEGWHNNHHAFPFSARHGLRWFEVDMTWWHVRILQFLHLADRIRIPSEVMRRRLAYDAP
- a CDS encoding 30S ribosomal protein S18, which produces MATKVKVKRAVKDRRPKRKPCSFCTERAIAVNYRDVPRLKKFVSERGKIVPRRISGCCAKHQRMLTTAVKRARLIAFLPFTSE